One genomic region from Cyanobium usitatum str. Tous encodes:
- the map gene encoding type I methionyl aminopeptidase produces MNLFADLLASTKGAAVASPTVETGPRIQKGRRGVEIKSAREIDTMRKASRIVATVLREILELAAPGMSTGDLDRHAEKRIREMGATPSFKGYHGFPASICASINNEVVHGIPNSKRVIQAGDLVKIDTGAYFDGYHGDSCVSLCVGEGATEEAQTLCRVAQESLMKGLAQIKAGNTLLDIAGAVQDHVEAHGFAVVEDYTGHGVGRNLHEEPSVFNFRTRDLPNMKLRPGMTLAVEPILNAGSKACRTLKDRWTVVTVDGSWSAQWEHTIAVTSDGCEILTDRDF; encoded by the coding sequence ATGAATCTGTTTGCCGACCTACTGGCCAGCACCAAGGGCGCGGCGGTTGCCTCCCCCACCGTTGAAACCGGTCCACGCATCCAGAAGGGACGGCGCGGCGTTGAAATCAAGTCGGCCCGCGAGATCGACACCATGCGCAAGGCCAGCCGGATTGTGGCCACGGTGCTGCGCGAAATTCTGGAGCTGGCGGCTCCCGGCATGAGCACCGGCGACCTCGATCGCCATGCCGAGAAGCGCATCCGCGAGATGGGTGCTACCCCCAGCTTCAAGGGCTATCACGGATTCCCGGCCAGCATATGTGCCTCAATCAACAACGAAGTGGTCCACGGCATCCCGAACAGCAAACGGGTTATTCAGGCCGGCGATCTGGTGAAGATCGACACCGGTGCCTACTTCGACGGCTATCACGGCGACAGCTGCGTCAGCCTTTGCGTAGGTGAAGGCGCCACCGAGGAGGCCCAGACCCTCTGCCGGGTGGCCCAGGAATCGCTGATGAAGGGCCTGGCCCAGATTAAGGCGGGCAACACACTCCTCGATATCGCTGGAGCGGTCCAAGACCATGTCGAGGCCCACGGTTTTGCGGTGGTGGAGGACTACACGGGCCATGGAGTGGGCCGCAATCTGCACGAGGAGCCCTCGGTGTTCAACTTCCGCACCCGAGATCTGCCCAACATGAAGTTGCGCCCAGGCATGACCCTGGCGGTGGAGCCGATCCTCAACGCCGGCAGTAAGGCCTGCCGCACCCTCAAGGATCGCTGGACCGTGGTGACCGTTGATGGCAGCTGGTCGGCCCAGTGGGAGCACACCATCGCCGTAACCAGCGACGGTTGTGAAATTCTCACCGACCGCGATTTCTAG
- a CDS encoding cation:proton antiporter domain-containing protein: MTPERLGLLWGVTVFAGATAQALAWLTGLPGVVLLLSAGLVIGRSGFGLVEPLDLGAGLGTVVGLLVSLVLFDGGINLRLPCDATKQAVLRIVLVRLVLGLAAGLLAAHWLAGLNWSLAAVFSAIVLATGPTVVTPLVRQIRLAPPLGEVLEGEGLILEPIGAVLALLLLELALGDLHGWRELALGLLQRLGGGVAIGALCGWLLAEALRRIPAQPAGALRLQLTLGTLFLMFSGCELLLPESGLPAAVAAGVVVGRRPDTDAAELDELIRQLAQLAITMLFPLLAADVSWAELSPLGWGGVACVLSLMLLVRPVAIGLATWGLAFSLPQRALMSWLAPRGIVTAAVASLFAIRLEQAGVVGAGRLQGLVFLTILLTVGLQGLSAGPLARWLGLSEAAGDAGEVGAASVQQQPGGQ; the protein is encoded by the coding sequence ATGACGCCTGAGCGGCTGGGCCTGCTTTGGGGGGTCACGGTTTTTGCCGGGGCCACTGCTCAGGCCCTGGCCTGGCTCACCGGCTTGCCTGGGGTGGTGCTGCTGCTCAGCGCCGGTCTGGTGATCGGCCGCTCCGGTTTTGGCCTTGTAGAACCCCTCGACCTGGGTGCGGGTCTGGGCACGGTGGTGGGACTGCTGGTGAGCCTGGTGCTGTTCGACGGTGGCATCAACCTGCGCCTGCCCTGTGATGCCACCAAGCAGGCGGTGCTGCGCATCGTGCTGGTGCGCCTGGTGCTCGGCCTCGCCGCTGGCCTGCTGGCCGCCCACTGGCTGGCTGGGCTGAACTGGTCGCTGGCGGCGGTGTTCAGCGCCATCGTGCTGGCCACTGGCCCCACCGTGGTAACCCCGCTGGTGCGGCAGATCCGCCTGGCGCCGCCCCTGGGCGAGGTGCTGGAGGGGGAGGGCCTGATCTTGGAGCCGATTGGTGCCGTGCTGGCGCTACTGCTTTTGGAGCTGGCCCTTGGCGACCTCCATGGCTGGCGGGAGCTGGCCCTGGGGCTGCTGCAACGGCTCGGTGGCGGTGTGGCGATCGGTGCCCTCTGCGGCTGGCTGCTGGCCGAAGCCCTGCGCCGTATCCCCGCCCAGCCGGCCGGGGCCCTGCGGCTCCAGCTCACCTTGGGCACCTTGTTTCTGATGTTTAGTGGCTGTGAGTTGCTGCTGCCCGAATCGGGGCTGCCCGCGGCCGTGGCTGCTGGCGTTGTGGTGGGTCGCCGGCCCGATACCGATGCCGCCGAGCTCGATGAGTTGATTCGTCAGTTGGCCCAGCTGGCGATCACGATGCTTTTTCCCCTGCTGGCCGCAGATGTGAGCTGGGCCGAACTCAGCCCCTTGGGCTGGGGAGGGGTGGCCTGCGTGCTGAGTTTGATGCTGCTGGTGCGCCCCGTGGCCATCGGCCTGGCCACCTGGGGCCTGGCCTTCAGCCTGCCCCAGCGGGCCCTGATGAGCTGGCTGGCGCCCCGCGGCATCGTTACCGCTGCAGTGGCCAGTCTGTTTGCGATCCGCCTTGAGCAGGCGGGAGTGGTGGGGGCCGGCCGTCTGCAGGGGTTGGTGTTTCTGACGATCCTGCTCACCGTGGGGCTGCAGGGCCTGAGCGCCGGCCCCCTGGCCCGCTGGCTTGGCCTCTCAGAGGCAGCGGGCGATGCGGGGGAGGTCGGCGCCGCATCGGTGCAGCAGCAGCCAGGTGGCCAGTAG
- a CDS encoding LOG family protein, translating to MSRSLDLPSIDRIDTLAQELAMLQDRSKRRIAILGSRHVPVVSIHLVELVARSLAQEGHNLITSGSQGVNAAVIRSVLEIDPARLTVLLPQSLDRQPGESRDQLERVLHLVEKPEHDDLPLPMASSLCNQDIISRCDQLICYAFHDSETLLASCRVAEDMGKVVSVMFFD from the coding sequence GTGTCGCGGTCCCTTGATCTTCCGTCGATTGATCGTATCGACACCCTGGCCCAGGAACTGGCGATGCTCCAGGACCGCAGCAAGCGTCGAATTGCAATTTTGGGTAGTCGCCATGTGCCCGTGGTTTCGATCCATCTGGTCGAATTAGTGGCCCGCTCCCTGGCCCAGGAGGGTCACAATCTGATCACCTCTGGATCCCAGGGCGTTAACGCGGCGGTGATTCGCAGCGTGCTGGAGATTGATCCGGCCAGGCTCACCGTGCTTTTGCCCCAGAGCCTTGATCGCCAACCCGGAGAGTCTCGCGATCAATTGGAGCGGGTGCTGCATCTGGTGGAGAAGCCAGAGCACGATGATCTGCCCCTGCCGATGGCAAGCAGCCTCTGCAACCAAGACATCATCAGTCGTTGCGATCAGCTGATTTGTTACGCCTTCCACGACAGTGAAACCCTGCTAGCCAGCTGCCGGGTCGCGGAGGACATGGGCAAGGTTGTCAGCGTGATGTTCTTTGACTGA
- a CDS encoding YajQ family cyclic di-GMP-binding protein, producing MADTYSFDVVSDFDRQELVNTIDQVRRDVGTRYDLKDSNTEIEVEETSLTITTASDMTLQAVEDVLRQKATKRNLSLKIFDFQSPEPVGGNRVKQVVKLRKGLSSELAKQLSKTVRDELKKVTVSIQGESLRITGKNKDDLQQAINLLKAQDVEVPLQFENYR from the coding sequence ATGGCCGACACCTATTCCTTCGATGTGGTGAGCGATTTCGATCGCCAGGAGCTCGTCAACACCATCGATCAGGTGCGCCGCGACGTGGGCACCCGCTACGACCTCAAGGATTCCAACACCGAAATCGAGGTGGAGGAGACGAGCCTCACCATCACCACCGCCAGCGACATGACCCTCCAGGCCGTGGAGGACGTGTTGCGCCAGAAGGCAACCAAGCGCAACCTCTCGCTGAAGATTTTTGACTTTCAGAGCCCCGAACCCGTGGGGGGTAACCGGGTCAAGCAGGTGGTGAAACTGCGCAAAGGGTTGAGCTCTGAGCTGGCCAAGCAGCTCAGCAAAACCGTGCGCGACGAGCTCAAGAAGGTGACCGTTTCGATCCAGGGCGAAAGCCTTCGGATCACCGGCAAAAACAAGGACGACCTTCAGCAGGCGATCAACCTGCTCAAGGCCCAGGACGTGGAAGTGCCTTTGCAGTTTGAGAACTACCGCTGA
- a CDS encoding NAD-dependent epimerase/dehydratase family protein, with amino-acid sequence MTNFDGCRIAITGASGSLGRALLQELAQQGASLVALTSSSEPLLLLDPAGTAIPLEQVCWQCGQEQELRGLLERVDILVLNHGINQLQRRSRSATALALEVNALSSWRLMELFAEVVQQSPRPERPKPEVWINTSEAEIQPALSPLYELSKRLLGSLVSLRALDLSGANGPLRIRRLVLGPFRSSLNPIGVMGPGFVANQVLAQARLGLSLIIVTPNPLTYVLMPLSTLARWGYFKLLTRPSPGQP; translated from the coding sequence ATGACCAATTTTGATGGATGCCGGATCGCGATTACCGGTGCGAGCGGCAGCCTGGGCCGGGCCCTGCTCCAGGAACTAGCCCAGCAGGGCGCCTCGCTGGTAGCCCTCACCAGCAGCAGCGAACCCCTGCTGCTGCTGGATCCTGCTGGCACAGCAATTCCCCTAGAGCAGGTCTGCTGGCAATGCGGCCAGGAGCAGGAGCTGCGGGGGCTGCTGGAGCGGGTAGACATCCTGGTGCTCAACCACGGCATCAACCAGCTACAGCGCCGCAGCCGCTCAGCCACGGCGCTTGCCCTGGAGGTGAATGCCCTGAGCAGCTGGCGACTGATGGAGCTGTTTGCCGAGGTGGTGCAACAAAGCCCCCGCCCAGAGCGGCCCAAGCCAGAGGTGTGGATCAACACCTCGGAGGCGGAGATCCAGCCCGCCCTCAGCCCCCTCTATGAATTGAGCAAACGGCTGCTAGGCAGTTTGGTGAGCCTGCGGGCCCTGGATCTCTCTGGTGCCAACGGGCCCCTGCGCATCCGCCGGCTGGTGCTGGGGCCCTTCCGCTCCAGCCTCAACCCAATCGGGGTAATGGGGCCGGGATTCGTGGCCAATCAGGTGCTCGCCCAGGCCCGGTTAGGGCTCAGCCTGATCATCGTGACCCCAAACCCCCTCACCTACGTGTTGATGCCCCTAAGCACCCTGGCGCGTTGGGGCTACTTCAAGCTGCTGACGCGGCCAAGCCCAGGCCAGCCCTAG
- a CDS encoding MAPEG family protein, with amino-acid sequence MPISPQLAPFAWSLLLAAGVVVFSIVPLGAARSQANFQMPDLAAPRAMFDRLPAWGKRAAWAHQNCFEAFTLHAPAALLCLLAGVTSPIAIAAAWIHPALRLAYISAYVGNVPPLRGLCWAGGLTCTGVLYVEGLRALIG; translated from the coding sequence ATGCCCATCTCTCCCCAACTCGCCCCTTTCGCCTGGTCGTTGCTACTGGCAGCTGGCGTGGTGGTGTTCAGCATCGTGCCCCTGGGCGCCGCCCGCTCCCAGGCCAATTTCCAGATGCCCGATCTGGCCGCCCCCAGGGCAATGTTTGATCGCCTGCCGGCCTGGGGCAAGCGGGCCGCCTGGGCCCACCAAAACTGCTTTGAAGCCTTCACCCTGCATGCCCCGGCAGCCCTGCTGTGCTTACTGGCGGGGGTGACCAGCCCGATCGCCATAGCCGCCGCCTGGATTCACCCGGCCCTGCGTCTCGCCTACATCAGTGCCTACGTGGGCAACGTTCCACCCCTGCGGGGACTGTGCTGGGCCGGGGGCCTCACCTGCACAGGCGTCCTCTACGTGGAGGGGCTGCGGGCCCTGATCGGATGA
- the glsA gene encoding glutaminase A: MDRMQALYARAARDGAVSTASLRHHLLASGLQADDGRLAQTFQQLNRLGDGPLSLEAFSALVGPELLMVSRALHQHLVIPEWQDFLQDIDYLFHRVSANRGGANADYIPILRDADPELWGVAICSVDGQRLALGDVDVHHSIQSVSKPITYAYALSREGPEFTHRHVGVEPSGLPFNDLSLLADRRPFNPNVNAGAIMMAGLVTSGFPESDAREITGQLMELWAELCGHCGPVRFSEITMESERATANTNFAIAYLLQGGIGLPRGVDLQKMLDVYFSCCSIEMTARMLSVAAATLANGGVCPITGRQVLSTEIVKRTLAIMQTSGLYDNAGVFTLEVGLPAKSGVAGSVLVVAPNLLGLATFSPRLDSYGNSVRGIALCKELGERFHLHMYDNLSGGHSGGKRDPRASRQRKHQDLSDLRWGILYGDTKALLVRDLILHCIVDISLADGELEASELAVMERIYQELMETPAEPGAFEALAKARSLPDPQPAHAHTTSPFERLIAELSEQRNHIDDKARLIILETSFQVACADGMIEAQEQEQLHAIARALGINEGVVQLEINAFERAHHRGET; the protein is encoded by the coding sequence ATGGACCGCATGCAAGCGCTCTACGCGAGGGCCGCACGCGACGGCGCCGTATCCACCGCCAGCCTGCGCCATCACCTGCTGGCCAGTGGCTTGCAGGCCGACGACGGCCGGCTAGCGCAAACCTTTCAACAGCTCAACAGGCTCGGCGATGGCCCCCTGAGCCTCGAGGCCTTCTCCGCCCTGGTGGGTCCCGAGCTGCTGATGGTGTCGCGCGCACTCCACCAGCATCTGGTTATTCCGGAATGGCAGGACTTCCTCCAGGACATTGACTACCTCTTCCACCGGGTGTCAGCCAACCGCGGTGGCGCCAACGCCGATTACATTCCAATCCTGAGGGATGCAGACCCCGAGCTCTGGGGTGTAGCGATCTGTTCTGTAGATGGACAGCGCCTGGCCCTCGGCGATGTGGATGTGCACCACTCGATCCAGTCGGTATCGAAACCGATCACCTACGCCTACGCCCTTAGCCGGGAAGGCCCCGAGTTCACCCACCGGCACGTGGGGGTTGAACCCTCCGGCCTTCCCTTCAATGACCTCAGCCTGCTGGCTGACCGAAGGCCCTTTAACCCGAACGTGAATGCCGGCGCGATCATGATGGCCGGCCTGGTGACCTCCGGGTTTCCCGAGAGCGATGCCAGGGAGATCACAGGCCAGCTGATGGAGTTGTGGGCTGAGCTGTGCGGCCACTGTGGACCAGTGCGCTTCAGCGAAATCACGATGGAATCGGAGCGGGCCACGGCCAATACGAACTTCGCCATCGCCTATCTGCTGCAGGGCGGCATCGGCCTGCCCCGGGGCGTGGATCTCCAGAAGATGCTGGATGTCTACTTCTCCTGTTGCAGCATCGAGATGACCGCCCGGATGCTGTCGGTGGCAGCCGCCACCCTGGCCAATGGGGGCGTCTGCCCGATCACGGGACGCCAGGTGCTCTCCACTGAGATCGTGAAGCGCACCCTGGCGATCATGCAGACCTCGGGCCTGTACGACAACGCCGGCGTGTTCACTCTGGAGGTGGGGCTGCCGGCCAAATCGGGGGTGGCTGGATCGGTCCTGGTGGTGGCTCCCAACCTGCTCGGCCTGGCCACCTTCTCACCACGGCTCGATTCCTACGGCAATTCAGTGCGGGGCATTGCCCTCTGCAAGGAACTGGGGGAGCGCTTCCACCTGCACATGTACGACAACCTCTCGGGAGGCCACTCCGGCGGCAAGCGCGACCCGCGAGCTTCCCGCCAACGCAAGCACCAGGACCTCTCCGATCTGCGCTGGGGAATCTTGTATGGCGACACCAAAGCGCTGCTTGTGCGGGATCTGATCCTTCACTGCATCGTGGACATCAGCCTCGCCGATGGGGAGCTGGAGGCCTCCGAGCTGGCTGTGATGGAAAGGATCTATCAAGAGCTGATGGAAACCCCTGCCGAGCCCGGCGCCTTCGAAGCACTAGCCAAGGCCCGCAGCCTCCCGGATCCGCAGCCCGCCCACGCCCACACCACCTCCCCCTTCGAGCGCTTGATCGCAGAACTGTCCGAGCAGCGCAACCACATTGACGACAAAGCCCGCCTGATCATCCTTGAAACGTCCTTTCAAGTGGCCTGCGCCGATGGAATGATCGAAGCGCAAGAGCAGGAGCAACTGCACGCCATCGCCAGGGCGCTGGGAATCAACGAAGGGGTTGTGCAGCTCGAAATCAACGCCTTTGAGCGTGCCCACCACCGGGGCGAAACCTAG
- the rplS gene encoding 50S ribosomal protein L19: MATESTENQATDQVVDATVSTAAPAATAVQEKPAAAKARTGKLSAQELIRAFEAEQLKDELPDIYVGDTVKVGVLIREGNKERVQPYEGVVIAKRHGGLNETITVRRIFQGIGVERVFMLHSPQVASVNVERRGKVRRAKLFYLRDRVGKATRVKQRFDR; encoded by the coding sequence ATGGCAACGGAGTCGACAGAAAATCAAGCGACTGATCAGGTGGTAGATGCCACTGTGAGCACCGCAGCTCCTGCGGCCACCGCGGTGCAAGAAAAACCCGCCGCCGCGAAGGCCAGAACCGGCAAACTCAGCGCCCAAGAGCTGATCCGGGCCTTTGAAGCCGAGCAACTCAAGGACGAGCTGCCTGACATTTATGTCGGCGACACCGTGAAGGTCGGTGTGCTCATCCGAGAAGGCAATAAGGAGCGTGTGCAGCCCTACGAGGGCGTGGTGATCGCTAAGCGCCATGGCGGCCTCAACGAAACCATCACGGTGCGCCGGATCTTCCAGGGCATTGGCGTGGAGCGGGTCTTCATGCTTCACAGTCCTCAAGTTGCCTCCGTGAATGTGGAGCGCCGCGGTAAGGTGCGTCGGGCGAAGCTCTTCTACTTGCGCGACCGGGTGGGTAAAGCCACGCGCGTCAAGCAACGCTTCGACCGCTGA
- the ebsA gene encoding type IV pilus biogenesis protein EbsA, which produces MIPDSVAPLVPLFAPYCGGLGRPMPLEGALAILLAGDWTGKRLLQGGRSHMLRLSWSGETAPQEILHCDLIFPDLPEVQYSFELPCYQLVQWLMDREGEQLPASFWQWLLLGQPPLATEAVGSAA; this is translated from the coding sequence ATGATCCCCGATTCTGTTGCCCCCCTAGTGCCCCTATTTGCTCCCTACTGCGGGGGGTTGGGGAGGCCTATGCCTTTGGAAGGTGCCTTGGCGATCCTGCTAGCGGGCGATTGGACAGGTAAGCGCTTGCTGCAGGGGGGGCGTAGCCACATGTTGCGGTTGAGCTGGAGTGGTGAGACGGCACCCCAGGAAATTCTCCACTGCGATTTGATTTTTCCCGATTTACCAGAGGTGCAGTACAGCTTTGAGCTGCCCTGCTACCAGCTGGTCCAGTGGTTGATGGATCGGGAAGGGGAGCAGTTGCCTGCGAGTTTCTGGCAATGGCTGCTGCTGGGTCAGCCGCCCCTTGCTACCGAAGCAGTGGGCAGCGCCGCCTAA
- a CDS encoding DUF1643 domain-containing protein, producing the protein MATTLAAAFSPCGRYRWWLERLWQPAAPRLLFIGLNPSRADGQRDDPTLRRLVGFAQHWGFGSLEVLNLFARISPSPAVLRRATDPVGADTDAWIQRRLAAQPEATLWLGWGNQGSWRGRDQEVLALLQGHGLWALGLTAAGQPRHPLYVASDVALQPLTWHNQQTLGHPVGTSVSLPGAPPCPASPAATPFTCI; encoded by the coding sequence TTGGCGACCACGCTGGCAGCCGCCTTCAGCCCCTGCGGCCGTTACCGCTGGTGGCTGGAGCGGCTGTGGCAGCCGGCGGCGCCGCGGCTGTTGTTCATCGGCCTCAATCCTTCGCGGGCCGATGGCCAGCGCGACGATCCCACCCTGCGGCGGTTGGTGGGCTTTGCCCAGCACTGGGGCTTCGGCAGCCTCGAGGTGCTCAACCTGTTTGCCCGCATCAGCCCATCGCCGGCGGTGCTGCGCCGCGCCACTGATCCGGTGGGTGCCGACACCGACGCCTGGATCCAGCGGCGCCTGGCGGCCCAGCCTGAGGCCACCCTCTGGCTGGGCTGGGGCAACCAGGGGTCCTGGCGGGGGCGCGATCAGGAGGTGCTGGCCTTGTTGCAGGGGCATGGTCTCTGGGCCCTGGGCCTCACCGCCGCCGGCCAGCCCCGCCATCCCCTCTATGTGGCCAGCGATGTTGCGCTGCAGCCACTTACCTGGCACAACCAACAGACCCTGGGGCATCCTGTGGGCACGTCCGTTTCGCTGCCTGGCGCGCCCCCATGTCCCGCATCCCCCGCCGCTACGCCGTTCACCTGCATATGA
- a CDS encoding phosphotransacetylase family protein: protein MAPTLLIGSCESFSGKSAVVLGLARQLARQGVPVRFGKPLATSLDSPADAASQAPLLDADVRFIGATLGLPEANLIPSLHVLDPLTAERRLLQGDLDPGSGFEQLRQQLAAASDGLTLLEAAGSLHEGLLYGLSLAQLARGLGASVLLVHPWIDSCSIDPLLAAKAELGEHLAGVVLNAVKPGLVAQLSAEVVPALERLGLPVLGVMPQSPLLRSVTVEELALRLGAQVLCCPERLDLLVETLSIGAMNVNSAMEFFRRRRNMAVVTGADRTDIQLAALEASTQCLILTGAGDPLPQLLNRAEELEVPLLKVEHDTLTTVEVIEQAFGHVRLHEVVKASFAFRLVEEHCNFERLFARLQLPALMK from the coding sequence ATGGCCCCCACCTTGCTGATCGGCTCCTGCGAATCCTTCAGTGGTAAATCGGCGGTGGTGCTTGGCCTGGCCCGCCAGCTGGCTCGCCAGGGAGTGCCGGTGCGTTTTGGCAAGCCCCTGGCCACCAGCCTCGATAGCCCGGCGGATGCTGCCAGCCAGGCGCCTCTGCTGGATGCGGATGTGCGTTTCATCGGCGCCACCCTGGGGCTTCCGGAAGCCAATCTGATTCCCTCGCTGCACGTGCTCGATCCGCTCACGGCAGAGCGGCGGCTACTGCAGGGTGACTTGGATCCCGGCTCGGGTTTTGAGCAGCTGCGTCAGCAGCTGGCCGCCGCCAGCGACGGGCTCACCCTGCTGGAAGCCGCCGGCAGCTTGCATGAGGGATTGCTTTACGGCCTCAGCCTGGCCCAGCTGGCCCGGGGCTTGGGGGCATCGGTGTTGCTGGTGCATCCCTGGATCGATAGCTGCAGCATCGACCCGCTCCTGGCGGCTAAGGCTGAGTTGGGTGAGCATCTGGCGGGGGTGGTGCTCAATGCCGTCAAGCCGGGGCTTGTGGCCCAGCTAAGCGCCGAGGTAGTACCTGCCTTGGAGCGACTTGGTTTGCCCGTGCTTGGCGTCATGCCCCAAAGCCCGCTGCTGCGCAGTGTCACGGTGGAGGAGCTGGCCCTGCGGCTCGGTGCCCAGGTGCTGTGCTGCCCGGAACGGCTCGATCTCCTGGTGGAAACCCTCTCGATTGGCGCCATGAACGTCAACTCGGCAATGGAGTTTTTCCGGCGCCGCCGCAACATGGCTGTGGTGACTGGCGCTGATCGCACTGATATTCAGCTGGCAGCCCTGGAGGCCTCAACCCAGTGCCTGATTCTCACGGGCGCTGGAGACCCGCTGCCCCAGCTGCTCAACCGGGCCGAGGAGCTCGAAGTGCCCCTGCTCAAGGTGGAGCACGACACCCTCACTACGGTGGAAGTGATTGAGCAGGCCTTTGGTCATGTGCGTCTGCACGAAGTGGTGAAGGCAAGCTTTGCCTTCCGGCTGGTGGAAGAGCATTGCAATTTCGAGCGCCTGTTTGCTCGGTTGCAGTTGCCCGCGTTAATGAAATAA
- the gltX gene encoding glutamate--tRNA ligase, translated as MDAAQSVAGQPSSDRPVRVRLAPSPTGTLHIGTARTAVFNWLYARRLGGQFLLRIEDTDKERSKPEYTTNILEGLQWLGLQWDGEPVIQSARISEHRAAIEQLLASGHAYRCYASEAELATMREQQAASKQAPRYDNRHRDLTAEQQQAFIAEGRQATIRFRIDDEATITWSDLVRGEMRWAGADLGGDMVIARRAAADQIGDPLYNLVVVVDDAAMAISHVIRGEDHIANTAKQLLLYQALGAEPPVFAHTPLILNQEGKKLSKRDGVTSVSDFRQMGYTAEALANYMTLLGWSPPEGMGERFSLAEAAAAFSFERVNRAGARFDWDKLNWLNGQVLHELGPEALRQQLLPLWAAAGWPADCSGISADPAWQLQLCELLGPSLTLLADGVDQARPFFATPALNEAASAQLELEGARPALAALLEQLPPEALEPDQAQALLSEAATAAGVKKGVIMKSLRAALLGSLQGPDLLATWLLLHRCGADLPRIARCL; from the coding sequence GTGGATGCTGCGCAGTCCGTAGCAGGGCAACCTTCTTCAGATCGGCCGGTTCGGGTTCGCCTGGCCCCGAGCCCAACGGGCACGCTGCACATAGGTACGGCCCGCACTGCGGTCTTCAACTGGCTTTACGCCCGCCGCCTGGGCGGTCAGTTTTTGCTGCGCATTGAAGACACCGACAAAGAGCGCAGCAAGCCCGAATACACCACCAACATTCTCGAAGGGCTGCAGTGGCTGGGGCTGCAATGGGACGGCGAACCCGTTATTCAGAGCGCTCGCATCAGCGAGCACCGGGCCGCCATTGAGCAACTGCTTGCATCCGGCCACGCCTACCGCTGCTACGCCAGCGAGGCGGAACTCGCCACCATGCGGGAGCAGCAGGCAGCCAGCAAGCAGGCCCCCCGCTACGACAACCGCCACCGCGACCTAACCGCCGAGCAGCAACAGGCCTTCATCGCCGAGGGGCGCCAAGCCACCATCCGCTTCCGCATCGACGACGAGGCAACGATCACCTGGAGCGACCTGGTGCGGGGCGAAATGCGCTGGGCCGGCGCCGATCTAGGTGGCGACATGGTGATCGCCCGCCGGGCCGCCGCCGACCAGATCGGCGACCCCCTCTACAACCTGGTGGTGGTAGTAGACGATGCCGCCATGGCGATCAGCCATGTGATCCGCGGTGAAGACCACATCGCCAACACCGCCAAACAGCTGCTGCTGTACCAAGCCCTTGGCGCCGAGCCCCCGGTGTTTGCCCACACCCCCTTGATCCTCAACCAGGAGGGCAAGAAGCTCTCCAAACGCGACGGCGTCACCTCGGTGAGCGACTTTCGGCAGATGGGCTACACCGCTGAAGCCCTGGCCAACTACATGACCCTGCTGGGCTGGTCGCCACCGGAGGGGATGGGCGAGCGCTTCAGCCTGGCTGAGGCAGCGGCAGCTTTTTCCTTCGAGCGGGTCAACCGCGCCGGCGCTCGCTTCGACTGGGACAAGCTCAACTGGCTAAACGGCCAGGTGCTGCACGAACTGGGGCCCGAGGCCCTGCGGCAGCAGCTGCTGCCCCTCTGGGCCGCCGCGGGCTGGCCGGCTGATTGCAGCGGCATCAGCGCAGACCCCGCCTGGCAGCTACAGCTATGTGAGCTGCTCGGCCCCTCCCTCACCCTGCTGGCCGACGGTGTCGACCAGGCCCGGCCATTCTTCGCAACTCCAGCCCTCAACGAAGCTGCCAGCGCCCAGCTCGAACTCGAGGGTGCCCGCCCAGCCCTGGCAGCCCTACTGGAGCAGTTGCCGCCAGAGGCCCTGGAGCCCGATCAGGCCCAGGCGCTGCTTAGCGAGGCCGCAACTGCCGCCGGCGTCAAGAAGGGCGTGATCATGAAAAGCCTGCGGGCAGCGCTACTCGGCAGCCTTCAGGGCCCAGACCTACTGGCCACCTGGCTGCTGCTGCACCGATGCGGCGCCGACCTCCCCCGCATCGCCCGCTGCCTCTGA